The following nucleotide sequence is from Streptomyces sp. HUAS CB01.
GCTAATCGGGCGGAGGGCTCCCCCGGGCGTGTGACATGGGCGCCCGGAGGGTTCCGGTAAGTCGCTATGGTCCCGAAGGTGACCTCAACCCCCGGCGCCGTACGCGCCTTCCGCCCGGCCCGACTGGGCACCCTCGTCGTCATCGCCTGGAGCGGCGAGCACCCCGACGACGAGCGCGACATGCCCTTCCTGCTGGCCTACGCGCTCGGGGACGGTGACGCCGGGCCGGAGGGGACCGAGGCCGCGACCCGGCAGCTGCTCGAGGACGTGGGCCTGCCGGTCGGGGCCGAGTACGTGGACGCCGCCGAGTCCGCCGGGCTACCCCTCACGCTGCTGGTGGAGGCGGGGCAGGCCGTCCTGACGATGCCTCACCTCAGCGCGCAGTGCACGGTGCCGCCGGAGTGGCTGGCGGCCGTCCGGGACCGGGGGCACGTGTACGTCATCTTCGCGACGCGGCCGTGGCCGGACGCCGCGCCCGGGAGCCCCGTCACGGAGGACGGGTTGCGGGCGTTCGTCGGCGACGAGGCGGTGCTGTCGACGGCGGCCCACTGTCTGCTGCCGGTCCGTCAGCTGCGGGGCTGAGCGGTCACCGGGCAGCAAGAGGCCCGGCTGACGGCGGTACGACCGCCGGCCGGGCCTGTTCACACCTTGCTGGTCAGAGCTGCCGGACACCGCTCGCCGGGCGGGAGGGCGCGCGGTGCGCGTCCGCCCGGGCTGCCCCGGCGAGCCTGAATCGTATTCCGGTGCCCACGGCGGCGGCCGCCGCCGGGTGAGGAAGCGTCAGCTTCACGGTGGCCTCCTGTTCACAGGGGGTTGGGGTCACCCGCGACGCTAGTCCGGATCTGACGATCCGTCGTGTCGAGCGGGGTGGCGATTACTGCGTGTGCGCATCGGCCCAGGTGACGGAGGGCCGGGGAATCGGCCGGACGGAACCGTCCGGAGAGGGAGTCTGGAGAGACATGGGGACACGAGCCAAGACGCGCGTCCCGCGCCCCGTGAGGGCGCCGGACGACGCCCCCGCGACCGAGGTGGGCGCGAGCCGGGGCTTCGCCCTGATGCTCGTGGTCACGGGCGCGGCGGGACTGCTCGCCTCCTGGGTCATCACGCTCGACAAGTTCCGGCTGCTGGAGGACCCGGGCTTCACCCCGGGGTGCAGCCTCAACCCGGTGGTGTCGTGCGGCAGCATCATGAAGAGCGAGCAGGCGGCCGTCTTCGGCTTCCCGAACCCGATGCTGGGGCTCGTCTCGTACGCCGTGGTGATCGCGGTCGGCGCCGGGCTGCTGGCGGGGGCCCGGTACCGGCGCTGGTTCTGGCTCGCGCTGAACGGGGGAGCCCTCTTCGGGGTCGCCTTCTGTACCTGGCTGCAGTTCCAGTCGCTGTACCGGATCGGCGCCCTCTGCCTGTGGTGCTGTCTCGCGTGGGTCGCCACGATCGTGCTGTTCTGCCGGGTGACCCGGCACACCGTCGGGCACCGGATGCTGCCCGTGCCGGCCGGTCTGCGGGACGGCCTGCGGGAGTTCGGCTGGCTGCCGCCGATCGTGTGGACCGGGATCATCGGCATGCTCGTGCTCACTCGATGGTGGGAGTTCTGGACCGGCTGAATCCCTGGGGCGCGGACCGGCCGGTCCCGCGTGGCTCCTCGGCGGCCGGGTGACCGGGCGTGAGCCGGCGGCGCCCCCACGGTCCCCGGGCCGGGCGACGAGGCTCAGACCTCGGGGACGTGGGCGAAGCGGCCCGCGATGTGGAGGTCGGACTCGATCGCGGCGGCCGTCGCGCGGAGCTGCGGGAGGACGTCGGCGAGGCACTCGTCGGCCGTGCGGCGGGTCGTGTGCATGGCGACGTTGAGTGCGGCGACGGTACGGCCCGTGTGGTCCCGGACCGGGACCGCCAGCGAACGCAGTCCCTCCTCCAGTTCCTCGTCGACCAGTGCGAACCCCTCGTCGTGGACGCGGGCGAGGAGATCGAGCAGCCGCCCCGGTTCGGTGACGGTGCGTGAGGTCAGCGGGTGCAGTTCGGTGCGGGCGAGCCGGTCCGCGCGCTCCCCGGCGGGCAGTCCCGCCAGCAGGACACGCCCCATCGACGCGGCGTACGCGGGGAACCGGGTGCCGATGGTGATGTTGACGCTCATGATCCGCTCGGTGGCGACGCGCGCCGTGTAGCGGATGTCGTCCCCGTCGAGGACCGCGAGGGACGCGGAGTCGTGGACGCGGCGCACCAGTTCCGCCATGTGCGGGACGGCGATGTCGGGGAGCGTCGTCCGGGACAGCGCGGGACAGCCGAGGGACAGCACGCGCGGCGTGAGCCGGAAGACGCGGCCCGCGGAACTGACGTAGCCGAGGTGCTCCAGGGTGATGAGCGCGCGGCGGGCCGTGGCCCTGGCCAGGCCGGTGGCCTCGGCGACCGCGGTCAGGGGCAGTTCGGGGCGGCCCTCCCCGAAGGCGGTGATCACGGTGAGGCCCCTGGCCAGCGACTCCACGAACCCCGCGCCGAGTTCCTGCTTGGAGGCCGTGGTCCAGTGGGCGAGGCCGTTCGGCGCGGTCGCCCCGGCGGCCGGGCCGTCCCGCCGCAGCTCCTCCTCCATCGCGGCGACGGTGTCACGGAGCACCGGCAGTACGGCCCGGCCCAGCGAGTCCGCGGTGTGCCGGCTGGTGTGGCTGACCACGCTCACGGCGCAGACGACGGAGCCCGCGGGATCGTGCACGGGCAGGGCGATGGCCACCAGTCCCGGCTCGATGAGCTGGTCGTCCACGGCCCACCCGGCCTCCCGGGAGCGTGCCGCTCGCCGCCGGAACGCGTCCCCGCCCGGGGGGCCGTCCCCCGCCGATCCGCCCGGCGTGCCGCTGTCCTCCGTCCCCGGGGCGTTCCCGCTCCGGGCCGCCCACGCGTCCTCCGTCCACCCGGCCGCGAACACCGCGCCCGCGGCCGTCCGCTCGTACGGCAGCAGGTCGCCGATCCGGAAGCTGGGGGACATGGCCCTGCGCCGGGTGGTCTGGTGGACGAAGCGGATGCCGTCCCGGTCGGGGACGGCGAGCGAGACCGACTCGTCGAGCTCGTCGGCGAGGCGTTCGGCGAGCGGGCCGAGCCGGCCCGGCAGGGAGAGCGCGGCGAGGTAGGCGTTGCCCAGCTCCATGAGCCGGGGGGCGAGCCGGACCTCGTGGCCCTGGAGGCGTACGTACCCCATCCGCGCCAGTGTCGCCGCGACGCGGTCGGCGGTCGAGCGGGCCAGCCCCGTGGACCGCGCGAGGTCGCTGAGTTCGATCCGGCCGCCCGCGTCGCTGAGCGCGCGCAGCACGGCGACACCGCGCATCAGCGGAGCCACGGCCTCTGCGGGGGGAGCGGCGGGCATCGGTTCTCCAGGGCGTTGACACGGGTGCCGGGTGCACGCAGACTCATGGCGAGTCGTAGATGAACTCTAGTTCATCTGGCGAACGGATCGAGTGGAAGTCTCCATGGACAAAGTCGTGCGGTCCGCCGCCGAGGCGGTGGACGACATCGCGGACCACGCGTCGCTCGCCGTCGGCGGCTTCGGCCTCAGCGGCGTGCCGAGCGTGCTGATCGGCGCGCTGCACGCCCGCGGGGTCCGAGGGCTGGACGTCGTCTCCAACAACTGCGGGGTGGACGGCAGCGGTCTCGGCGTCCTCCTCGCCGACGGGCGGATCGACCGTGTCGTCTGCTCCTACATCGGGGAGAACAGGGAGTTCGCCCGCCAGTACCTCGCCGGCGAACTGGAGGTCGAACTGGTGCCGCAGGGCACTCTCGCCGAGCGTCTGCGCGCGGGCGGCTGCGGCATCCCCGCCTTCTACACGCCGGCCGGGGTCGGCACCCAGGTCGCCGACGGCGGACTGCCCCGGCGGTACGCGCCCGGCGGAGGCACCGTCGCGGTGGCGTCGCCACCCAGGGAGATCCGCGCCTTCAGCGGCCGCGACCACGTCCTCGAGCACGGCATCACCACCGACTTCGCCCTGGTGCGCGCCGCCCGCGGCGACCGTCACGGCAACCTCGTGATGAACAAGTCCGCCCGCAACCTCAACCCGCTCGCGGCCATGGCCGGGCGGGTGACGATCGCCGAGGTCGAGGAGCTCGTCGAGCCGGGGGAGCTGGACCCGGACACCGTCCACGTGCCCGGCGTCTTCGTGCAGCGGGTCGTGCCGCTGACGCCGGAGCAGGCCGCCGCGAAGGGCATCGAGCACCTCCGGACCTCCGCGCGGGAGGCCGGCGTGCGGGAGACGTCCGTACGGCAGCCGTCCGGGCGAGGGGCGGTGCCCGGCCGATGAGCTGGACCCGGGAAGAGATGGCCGCCCGCGCGGCCGCCGAACTGACCGACGGCAGCTACGTGAACCTCGGCATCGGGCTCCCCACGCTCGTGCCGGGCTTCCTCCCGCCCGGCGTGGACGTCGTCCTGCACTCGGAGAACGGCATCCTCGGCGTCGGCCCGTACCCGTACGAGGACGAGGCCGACCCCGATCTGATCAACGCGGGAAAGGAGACCGTCACGGTGGCGCCCGGCGCCGCGTTCTTCGACTCCGCGCTCTCCTTCGGCATGATCCGCGGCGGCCACATCGACACCGCCGTGCTGGGGGCCATGCAGGTCTCCGAGCGAGGGGACCTCGCCAACTGGGCCGTCCCCGGAAGAATGGTCAGGGGAATGGGAGGCGCGATGGACCTCGTCCACGGCGCCCGCCGGGTCGTCGTCCTCACCGACCACACCGCCAGGGACGGTTCCCCGAAACTCGTCCGCGCCTGCACGCTCCCCCTCACGGGCCGGGCGTGCGTGCACCGCGTCATCACCGATCTCGGCGTGCTCGACATCACCGCCGCCGGATTCGCCCTCGTCGAGACCGCCCCGGGGGTCACCCCCGACGAGGTACGAGAGAAGACTGGAGCTGAGCTGTCATGACCGACCGCCTCCGTGACGTCTACGTCGTGGACGCCGTCCGCACACCCATCGGTAAGTACGGCGGCGCCCTCGCCGGGGTGCGGCCCGACGACCTGGCAGCCGGGGTGCTCGGCGCCCTCGTCGCGCGTACCCCCGAGCTCGATCCGGCGCGGATCGACGACGTCTTCTTCGGCGACGCCAACGGTGCCGGAGAGGACAACCGGGACGTGGCGCGGATGGCCGTGCTGCTCGCGGGACTGCCGGTCACCGTGCCGGGCACGACGGTGAACCGTCTGTGCGGCTCCGGCATGGAGGCCGTCATCCAGGCCGCACGCGCCATCGCGGTCGGCGACGCGTCGATCGCCGTCGCCGGCGGCGTCGAGTCGATGAGCCGCGCGCCCTGGGTGCTGCAGAAGCCCGAGCGCGGCTTCCCCGCCGCCCACCAGCAGCTGCACTCGACCACGCTGGGCTGGCGGATGGTCAATCCGCGCATGCCGCAGGAGTGGACGGTCGGCCTGGGCGAGGGTGCCGAGCTGCTGGCCGACCGGTACGGCATCGGCCGCGACGAACAGGACGCGTTCGCCCTCGCCAGCCACCGCAACGCCGCCCGTGCGTGGGCCGAGGGGCTGTACGACGGCGAGGTGGTCCCCGTCGACGGAGTGGAGCTGTCCCGGGACGAGTGCATCCGCGACTCCACCTCCACCGAGGCACTGGCCAAACTGAAGCCTGTCTTCCGCAAGGACGGCACCGTCACCGCGGGCAACTCCTCCCCGCTCAACGACGGCGCCGCCGCGCTGCTGCTCGTGGACGAGGACGGGCTGCGCGCCACCGGCCGGGAGCCGCTCGCCCGCATCGGCGCCTCGGCCGTCACCGGCATCGAGCCGCAGTACTTCGGCGCGGGCCCGGTCGAGGCGGCCCGGAGAGCGCTGAAGAAGGCCGGCCGGGAGTTCGGCGAGCTGCACACCGTGGAACTCAACGAGGCGTTCGCCGCCCAGGCGCTGGCCTGTCTGCGCCAGTGGCCGGACCTCGACCCGGCCCGCGTCAACCCGCGCGGTGGCGCCATCGCCGTCGGCCACCCGCTCGGCGCCTCCGGGGCCCGGCTCACCGGAGCCGTCGCCCACCAGCTCGCCGCCGCGGGCTCGGGCACGGGACTCGCGACGCTGTGCATCGGCGTCGGGCAGGGGCTGGCCCTGGTCCTGGAGAGGTGACGGGACCGGTGGCCGACGGGGGGATCCCGAGCCAGGAGCGGATCACGGCGGAGATCGCGGCGGCGCACGGGGCCGCGCCGAAGCCGGCGCACCATCCGCGCCGGGACTTCGCGCCGTACCGCAGCAGCGTCCTGCGCCATCCGCACCACTCCGTCGTGACCGTGGAGGATCCGGACGCGGCGGAGCGGAGTGCACCGGTCCTCGGCACGAGGGACGTACGGGAGGGCGATGCGGACCTGACGCGGCAGCATCCGGGGGAGCCGCTGGGCGAGCGGATCACCGTCACCGGACGGGTGCGGGACCGCGCGGGACGGCCCGTACGGGGCCAGCTCGTGGAGATCTGGCAGGCCAACGCGTCGGGCCGGTACGCGCACGAGCGCGACCGGCATCCGGCACCGCTCGACCCGAACTTCACCGGGGTGGGCCGCTGTCTGACCGACGACGAGGGGCGCTACGCGTTCACGACCGTCAGGCCCGGGGCCTACCCGTGGCGCAACCACGTCAACGCCTGGCGGCCCGCGCACATCCACTTCTCGCTGTTCGGGACCGCGTTCGCCCAGCGGCTGGTGACGCAGATGTATTTCCCGGGCGACCCGCTGTTCCCGTACGACCCCATCCTCCAGGCGGTCACCGACCCGGCGGCCCGGGAACGGCTCGTCGCCGCGTACGACCCCACGTTGTCGCGGCCGGAGTGGTCCCTCGGCTACCGCTGGGACATCGTGCTGGACGGGCCGGCGGCCACGCTCCCGGATCCCGGGGAGGGGGCCCCGTGACGCTTCCTCCCACGCCCGCCCAGACCGTGGGCCCGTTCTTCGGCCACGCCCTGCCGTACGAGGGGGGCGGGGACCTCGTCCCGGCCGGGCGTCCCGGCGCGATCTCCGTCCACGGGTACGTGCGGGACGGGAACGGCGATCCGGTGCCGGACGCGCTCCTGGAGTTCTGGCAGCCCGGCACCGGGTTCGGCCGGGTGGCGACGGACGCGGACGGGCACTGGGAGGTGCGGACGGCGCCACCGCCGGCGGCGAGGCCGTACCTCCCGGTCTGCGTCTTCGCCCGGGGCCTGATGCACCACCTGTTCACCCGGGTCTACACCTGCCCGGCCGCCGCCGACGGGCTGCTCGCCGCGCTTCCGGCGGAACGGCGGGCCACGCTGGTCGCCCGGCCCGAAGGGGAGGGGACGTACCGCTTCGACATCCGTCTGCAGGGGGAGAAGGAGACGGTCTTCCTTGACTTCCACGGGTGACGCGGGGGTGTCCGCGGGGGACGGGGGGCGGTTCGCCGAGGACGTGGAGGTGTCCGTGGGGGACGTGGGGGTGTCCGCAGGGGGCGCGGGTCCCTCCGCCGAGGACGTGGGTCCCTCCGCCGAGGACGTGGGTCTGTTCGCGCCCGTCCGCGCGGGGTGCCCCGTCGAGGCCGCGACCGGCGACCGGGCCTTCCTCCAGGCGCTGCTGGACGCGGAGGCCGCGCTGGCCCGGGCCCAGGACCCCGCTGCCGGCAGGACGGTCACGGCCGTGGCCCGGGCCGAACGGTTCGACGTCCGCTCGCTCGCCCTCCGGGCCCGGGCGGGCGGCAACCCGGTGATCCCGCTCGTCGCGGACCTGACGGCCGCCGTCGCCGAACGGGACACCGCCCACGCCGAGTTCGTGCACCGGGGCGCGACCAGCCAGGACATCCTCGACAGCGCGCTGATGCTGCTGGCGGCGAGGGCCCTTGAGCTGACGGCGGCAGACCTGGAACGCACCGAGCGGGCCCTGGGCGCGCTCGCCGCCGCCCACCGGTCCACCCCGATGGCCGGCCGCACCCTCACCCAGCACGCCGTACCGACCACCTTCGGCCTCAAGGCGGCCGGCTGGCGGGAGCTCGTCCTGGACGCCCACGACCGGCTGACGCGGGTACGGGACGCGCTCCCGGCCCAGCTCGGCGGGGCGGCGGGCACCCTGGCCGCCTTCGGCGAAGCGGCACCGGCGACCGTCTCCGCGTACGCCCGGGAACTCGGCCTGGCCGAGGCCCGGTTGCCCTGGCACGTCCTGCGCACCCCCGTCGCCGACCTGGGAGCGGCGCTGGCGTTCGGCGCGGGCGCGCTCGGCAAGATCGCCGCCGATGTGCTGGTGCTGTCCCGCACGGAAGTGGGCGAGGTCGCGGAGGGCACGGGCGGCGGCTCGTCCGCGATGCCGCACAAGAGCAACCCCGTGCGGGCGACGCTGATCGCCGCCGCGGCCCGCCAGGTCCCCGCCCTCGCCATGGTCCTCCTCGGCTCGCTCACCGCCGAGGACGAGCGCCCGGCCGGCGCCTGGCACGCCGAGTGGCAGCCCCTGCGGGAGGCGCTGCGGCTGGTGGGAGGCGCTGCGGCCGCGGCGGCCGTGCTGTGCGAGGAACTGGTGGTACGGCCGGACCGGATGCGCCGGAACCTCGCCGCGACCCGCGGACTGGTGCTGACGGAGCGGGCGGTGGAGGCACTGGTGCCGGTCATCGGCCGGGCCGCCGCGCGGCGGACGGTGACGGAAGCGGCCCGTCGCGCGGCCGAACGCGGTACGGACCTGTCCGCGGCCCTCGCCGAGGACCCCGCCCTGCGCGGACACCCCGAACTGCCCGCGCTCGCCTCCCTCTCCGACCCGTCGGGCCATCCGGGTTCGGCACCCGCGCTCGTCGACCGGGCGCTGGAGCGCGGTCGCGGACGGAACGCCGAGCCCGGCTCGGGGCCGGCTCGCCGGACGACGGCGGACGGCGGTCCACGACCACGGGACGGCGGGGGACGCCGCGTCGCGGAGGGCGGACCGCGCGCGCCGGCCCGGGGTGGCCCAGGCCCGGACGGTGGCGGACCACCGGCCGGTGGCGAGGAGCGCGCGGATGACGGTGCACCGCGCCGGGATGTCGGCGCGCCATGTGCTCACGGCGGCGCGCGACGCGCGCGCCCCGGTGGGCCGTGCCCGGATCAGGGTGCGGCGGGCTCGGACGGTGGCGGACCACCGGCCGGTGGCGAGGAGCGCGCGGATGACGGTGCACCGCGCCGGGATGTCGGCGCGCCACGCGTTCACGGTGGCGCGCCGCGCCCCTGCCTCGACGGACCACGGGAGACGGCGTGACCACCCCCCTGCTGCACCACCGCGTCGACGGGCCCGAGGGCGCGCCCGTGCTCGTCCTCGGCCCGTCGCTCGGCACCTCCCTGCGCGTGTGGGAGCCGCAGACGGCCGGGCTCGCCCGCGACCACCGCGTCGTCCGCTGGGACCTCCCCGGGCACGGCGGGTCCCCCGCCGGCCCCGGCGTGCTGCAGGCCGGGGCGACGGTCGCCGACCTCGGCCGGCACGTCCTGCGCCTCGCGGACGCGCTCGGCGCCGGGGCGTTCGCGTACGCCGGGATCTCCCTCGGGGGCGCCGTCGGGACCTGGCTCGCCGCGCACCACCCCGACCGCGTGACGCGGCTCGCGCTGCTGTGCACCTCCGCGCACTTCGGCGGGCCCGGCCCGTGGCGGGCACGCGCCCGCCTCGTGCGCGCCAGGGGCACAGCGCCGGTGGCGGAGTCCGCCCCGGCACGGTGGTTCACCCCCGCCTTCACGGGCCACGACGCGCTCGTCACCGATCTGCGCTCCGCCGACCCGGAGACGTACGCCGTCTGTTGCGAGATCCTGGCGGGCACCGACCTGCGGCCCGACCTCGCCCGGGTCGTCGCGCCCACGCTCGTGATCACGGGCCGCGAGGACAAGGCCACACCGCCCGCCCACGGCCGGGAACTCGCCGACGGCATCCGGGAGGCGCGTTACGTCGAAGTGCCGGGCGCCGCCCATCTCGCGGGAGTCGAGCAGCCACAATCCGTACTCACCGCACTGCAGGCCCACTTCGCGTAGAGGAGCACCGATGCACACCACCGTCGGCATCGTCGGCGGCGGCCCCGCGGGGCTGCTGCTGGCGCGGCTGCTGCACAACGCGGGCATCGACAGCGTGGTCCTGGAACTGCGCGATCGCGCCTACGTCGAGCAGCGGCAGCGCGCCGGAATCCTGGAGCAGTCCACCGTGGACGCGCTGCGGGCCGCCGGCGCCGGTGAGCGCATGGACGTCGAGGGCATCCCGCACCACGGCATCGAGCTCCGCTTCGGCCGCCGTGCCCACCGCCTCGACTTCCCCTCCCTCACCGGCGGCAGGAGCGTCATGGTGTACGCGCAGACGGAGGTCGTGAAGGACCTGATCGCCCTTCAGCTCGCCGACGGCGGACCGCTGCTCTTCGGCGCCGAGGTGACGTCCGTCGAGGGTGCCGACAGCGACAGCCCGGTCGTCGAATTCGTGGAGAAGGGCCGGGCGCAGACCCTGACCTGCGACTACGTCGTGGGCTGCGACGGTTTCCACGGCGTGACGCGGGACGCGGTCCCCGCGGCCGTGCGCACGGTGTACGAGCGGACGTACCCGTACTCCTGGCTGGGGATCCTCGCCGAAGCGCCCCCCGTGTACGACGAGTTGGTGTACGCCCACTCCGAGCGCGGCTTCGCCCTCGCCAGCATGCGCTCCCCGACCGTGAGCCGGCTCTACCTCCAGGTGCCGAACGGCACCGATCCCGCCGACTGGCCCGCCGAGCGGATCTGGGACGAGCTCGACGCCCGTCTGGCCCTGGACAAGGACCCGGGCCGAAAGCTGGAACGCGGGCCGGTCACGGCCAAGGCGGTGCTCCCGATGCGCAGTCATGTCACCGAGCCGATGCGCCACGGCCGGGTCTTCCTCGCGGGCGACGCGGCGCACATCGTCCCGCCGACCGGGGCCAAGGGCCTCAATCTGGCCGCCGCCGATGTGATCGTGCTGGCCCGCGCCCTCGTGCGGTGGCGGGAGACCGGCTCGACGGAACTGCTCGACGCCTATTCCGACACGTGTCTGCGGCGGGTGTGGCGGGCGGAGCACTTCTCGGCCTTCATGACGACGACGCTGCACGCCGATCCGGCGCAGTCGCCGTTCGACACGCGGCTGCAGCTCGCGCAGCTGGAGCGCATCGCGACCTCGCCGCACGCGGCGGCGGAACTGGCCGAGAACTACACGGGCCTGCCGCTGCCCCGCTGACCGGGACGGCGGGCAGCGGGCCGGCTCCGCGGTTCCGTCCGGCGGCCCGGCCGGGGCGAGGGCCGGGAAACCCCGGCCCTCGTCGCCGCTCCCGGCGAAGCACGAATCCCCTCGTCACCGGGCACGGGCCCTACGGCTCCTGCGGGGTCATGTGCAGCATGAACCAGTCGCGGGCCAGATCGGAGACCTCGTCGAGGGCCCCCGGCTCCTCGAAGAGATGCGTCGCGCCCGGGACGACCACCAGCCGGCACTCGCAGCGCAGCGCCGACTCCGCCTGGCGGTTGAGGTCGAGGACCGTCGTGTCCCGGCCGCCGACGATCAGCAGCGTCGGGGCGCGTACTCCGGGCAGCCGGGGTCCGGCCAGGTCCGGCCGCCCCCCGCGGGAGACGACGGCACCGACCTCAGGTCCGGCGCTCGACGCCGCCCAGAGTGCCGCGGCGGCGCCGGTGGACGCCCCGAAGTAGCCGACGGGGACGGGGGTCCGGGTGCGCAGCCAGCGGGTGGCCCCCGAGAGCCGGTCCGCCAGGACCTCGATGTCGAAGACGTTCCGGCGGTCGGCGGCCTCCGGCTCGGTGAGCAGGTCGAACAGCAGCGTGCCGAGACCCGCGGAGTTCAGCGCCGTCGCCACCGCCCGGTTGCGGGGGCTGTGCCGGCTGCTCCCGGAGCCGTGGGCGAACATCACCACCGCGGAGGCGCCTTCCGGCAGGGCGAGTTCCCCGGCGAGCCGCGTTCCGCCCGCCTCGACCTCGACGGCCTCGGACCGGGCGGGTGCCGGCGGGTCGGCCGCCGACCGTGCCAGCAGCGCGACGACCTCCTCGTCCGGGGTCTGCGAGAAGTCCTGGTACCACTCCCCGACCGCCGAGAACGCCCGCGGCGTCGACAGGCACACCACCTCGTCCGCCTCGGTGCGCAGCCAGGACACCGCGTCCGGCGGTGCGACGGGGGCGGCGAGGACCACCCTGGCCGCTCCCTGCGCCCGGACGACCTCGCAGGCCGCCGCGGCGGTGGCGCCGGTCGCGATCCCGTCGTCCACGAGGATCACGGTCCGGCCCTTGATGGCGACGCGCGGCCGGTCGGCCCTGAACCGCTCCGCCTGCCGGGTCAGTTCGGCGGTCTCGGCCCGTTCCACCGCCGCGACGTCCTTCTCGGAGACATGGCCGCGGCGGACGATGTCGTCGCTGATGACCCGGACGCCCCCCTCGCCGATGGCGCCGAACCCCAGCTCCCGGTGGTACGGCACGCCCAGCTTGCGTACGACGATCACGTCCAGCGGCGCACCCAGGGCCCGTGCCACCTGGAAGGCCACCGGCACCCCGCCCCTCGGCAGCCCGAGCACGACGGGATCGGCTTCCCGCAGATGCCCGAGGGCTCCGGCGAGGCGCTGCCCCGCGTCGACGCGGTCGGTGAACAGCACAGTGGCTCACCCCCAACAGGGGTTCTCCTTCGAACCAACCCCATGGGGGGCCGCTTCGCAACTCGGGACCGGGGTCCCTCAGGCGCCGTCCGGCAGGCACAGGACGGGGATCCGCTGCACCAGGTTGTTCCCGAAGCCGCCCCGGTTCCACGGCTGGTCGAGCGGCTGGGTGCGGCCTTCGGCGTCGGTGGCGCGTGCGACGAGCACATGGGAGCCGGGGGTGGCGGTCCAGGCCGTGTGCCAGTGGCGCCAGGCCCAGCGGTGGTCCTCCGGTACGTCGAGCGCCGCGTCGTGCCAGGTCCGTCCGTCGTCGGTGCTGACCTCCACCCGCGCCACCGGGGCGTGGCCGGACCAGGCGCGGCCCTCCAGCCCGGTGCGGCCGGGGCGCACCACCCGGGTCCGCGACATGAAGTCGGGGAAGCCCGGCGGGATCATCAGGGCGCGCGGGGCGATGCGGGTGACCGGCTCGCCCGGGTCGTCCGCGGACTGCCGGTAGCGGTACGCGACCGACTGCTGGTAGCCCGTGAACGGGGTGTCGGTCAGGCTGATGTCGCACAGCCACTTCACATGG
It contains:
- a CDS encoding 4-hydroxybenzoate 3-monooxygenase → MHTTVGIVGGGPAGLLLARLLHNAGIDSVVLELRDRAYVEQRQRAGILEQSTVDALRAAGAGERMDVEGIPHHGIELRFGRRAHRLDFPSLTGGRSVMVYAQTEVVKDLIALQLADGGPLLFGAEVTSVEGADSDSPVVEFVEKGRAQTLTCDYVVGCDGFHGVTRDAVPAAVRTVYERTYPYSWLGILAEAPPVYDELVYAHSERGFALASMRSPTVSRLYLQVPNGTDPADWPAERIWDELDARLALDKDPGRKLERGPVTAKAVLPMRSHVTEPMRHGRVFLAGDAAHIVPPTGAKGLNLAAADVIVLARALVRWRETGSTELLDAYSDTCLRRVWRAEHFSAFMTTTLHADPAQSPFDTRLQLAQLERIATSPHAAAELAENYTGLPLPR
- the pcaD gene encoding 3-oxoadipate enol-lactonase; this translates as MTTPLLHHRVDGPEGAPVLVLGPSLGTSLRVWEPQTAGLARDHRVVRWDLPGHGGSPAGPGVLQAGATVADLGRHVLRLADALGAGAFAYAGISLGGAVGTWLAAHHPDRVTRLALLCTSAHFGGPGPWRARARLVRARGTAPVAESAPARWFTPAFTGHDALVTDLRSADPETYAVCCEILAGTDLRPDLARVVAPTLVITGREDKATPPAHGRELADGIREARYVEVPGAAHLAGVEQPQSVLTALQAHFA
- a CDS encoding phosphoribosyltransferase family protein, yielding MLFTDRVDAGQRLAGALGHLREADPVVLGLPRGGVPVAFQVARALGAPLDVIVVRKLGVPYHRELGFGAIGEGGVRVISDDIVRRGHVSEKDVAAVERAETAELTRQAERFRADRPRVAIKGRTVILVDDGIATGATAAAACEVVRAQGAARVVLAAPVAPPDAVSWLRTEADEVVCLSTPRAFSAVGEWYQDFSQTPDEEVVALLARSAADPPAPARSEAVEVEAGGTRLAGELALPEGASAVVMFAHGSGSSRHSPRNRAVATALNSAGLGTLLFDLLTEPEAADRRNVFDIEVLADRLSGATRWLRTRTPVPVGYFGASTGAAAALWAASSAGPEVGAVVSRGGRPDLAGPRLPGVRAPTLLIVGGRDTTVLDLNRQAESALRCECRLVVVPGATHLFEEPGALDEVSDLARDWFMLHMTPQEP